A window of the Cystobacter fuscus genome harbors these coding sequences:
- a CDS encoding LysR family transcriptional regulator: protein MDLLALADFNLVARHGGFGRAARAAGRPKATLSRRVAELEASLDLRLFERGARTLKLTEEGRALFERAGALLTELDETAAAIASGGERPRGKLRISAPLLFSQTAMGKLAAGFALKYPEVRLEITTEDRTVDIVEEGYDLVIRVNPNPDESLVGRILLRDRLIVVASPGLARPAANVAVPAVVRGAGDRTAAWDVLVPTGRSRIAIEPVLRLSSLVMVRDAVRAGVGAGRLPVSLVSHDLAAGTLVHWGDADGPDIVLWTLYPSRRLLSARVSAFLDYLKEAFPRGTPDELAAYIGA, encoded by the coding sequence ATGGATCTGCTTGCCCTCGCTGATTTCAATCTCGTCGCCCGGCACGGAGGGTTCGGACGAGCCGCACGCGCCGCTGGGCGCCCGAAGGCGACCCTGTCCCGCCGGGTCGCGGAACTGGAGGCCAGCCTCGACCTGCGCCTGTTCGAGCGCGGGGCGCGCACACTGAAGCTCACCGAGGAAGGACGGGCGCTCTTCGAGCGAGCGGGGGCATTGCTTACCGAGCTCGACGAGACCGCGGCAGCGATCGCTTCGGGTGGGGAAAGGCCGCGAGGCAAGTTGCGGATTAGCGCGCCGCTGCTCTTTTCGCAGACCGCGATGGGTAAGCTCGCGGCCGGCTTCGCGCTGAAATATCCGGAGGTCCGGCTCGAGATCACGACGGAAGATCGGACCGTCGACATCGTAGAGGAAGGTTATGATCTGGTCATCCGGGTCAATCCGAATCCGGATGAAAGCCTTGTCGGACGAATCCTTCTGCGCGATCGGCTGATAGTCGTCGCGAGTCCGGGCCTCGCTCGACCGGCGGCCAATGTCGCTGTTCCGGCTGTAGTGCGGGGGGCGGGCGACCGGACCGCGGCCTGGGATGTTCTGGTGCCAACTGGAAGATCACGCATCGCGATAGAGCCAGTCCTTCGCCTGTCATCACTCGTCATGGTCCGCGATGCTGTCCGAGCGGGCGTCGGCGCCGGACGCCTCCCAGTGTCACTCGTCAGTCACGATCTGGCTGCCGGCACGCTGGTGCATTGGGGTGATGCAGACGGGCCAGACATCGTCCTGTGGACGCTCTATCCATCGCGGCGGCTGCTGAGCGCTCGTGTATCCGCCTTCCTCGACTATTTGAAGGAAGCTTTTCCTAGAGGAACGCCTGACGAGCTGGCGGCCTATATCGGGGCGTAG
- a CDS encoding AtaL-like protein yields MIYSTATVPVNPEGETPLTRAQAWKGLVLKARDARLFLPPNVCTRCEVVEERVTHIVREATIAGDDLREIITFEPERKVTFFQVTGPREGAIINELFEDEAGALQLRFYCYLGLRGKKPNGPEEQAEQEWMNSDKGYKSALLSTLKRTRGLLAEGRL; encoded by the coding sequence ATGATCTATTCAACCGCCACGGTTCCGGTGAATCCGGAGGGCGAGACCCCGCTGACCCGCGCGCAGGCATGGAAAGGCCTGGTCCTCAAGGCCCGCGACGCCCGCCTGTTTCTCCCGCCCAACGTCTGCACCCGTTGCGAGGTCGTGGAGGAGCGCGTGACGCACATCGTGCGTGAAGCCACGATCGCAGGCGATGATTTGCGCGAAATCATCACCTTCGAGCCGGAGCGCAAGGTGACCTTCTTCCAGGTCACCGGTCCGCGCGAAGGCGCGATCATCAACGAGCTGTTCGAGGACGAAGCCGGCGCGCTTCAACTTCGGTTCTACTGCTATCTCGGCCTGCGCGGCAAGAAGCCGAACGGCCCCGAAGAGCAGGCCGAACAAGAATGGATGAACAGCGACAAGGGCTACAAGAGCGCCTTGCTGTCAACGCTGAAACGGACCCGCGGCCTGCTCGCGGAGGGCCGGCTCTAA
- a CDS encoding NAD(P)-dependent oxidoreductase: protein MRDSVTNNIRTPQPKILVLGATGGTGRLIVSQAVARGYDVTALVRSAEKASELKGATLIVGDARDEMALRQALKGRDAVVSVLGTPASPFREVTLLSTATRALVSAMKIEQVSRLVCITGIGAGDSAGHGGFLFDNLIFPLLLRKVYADKNRQETIVRDSGLDWVLVRPSVLTNKPSRDTIRALTDLSSFHGGAISRADVARFALDQVRDDTWVHRSPLISW from the coding sequence ATGCGAGATTCCGTAACCAACAACATCCGGACACCCCAACCGAAGATACTGGTTCTTGGCGCGACTGGCGGCACCGGCCGCCTGATCGTCAGTCAGGCAGTGGCGCGAGGGTATGACGTCACCGCGCTCGTGCGCTCAGCCGAGAAGGCGAGTGAGCTCAAGGGGGCGACGCTCATCGTCGGAGACGCCCGCGACGAGATGGCCTTGCGCCAGGCGCTCAAAGGCCGGGACGCCGTCGTCAGTGTACTCGGCACACCGGCCAGCCCGTTCCGCGAGGTGACGCTTCTCTCGACCGCGACGCGGGCGCTCGTGAGCGCAATGAAGATCGAGCAGGTCTCACGTCTGGTCTGCATCACAGGGATTGGCGCCGGTGACAGTGCTGGGCACGGCGGCTTTCTTTTCGACAACCTGATCTTCCCGCTTCTCTTGCGCAAGGTGTACGCCGACAAGAATCGGCAGGAGACCATCGTCAGGGACAGCGGGCTCGACTGGGTTCTCGTTCGCCCCTCCGTCCTGACCAACAAGCCCAGCCGCGACACGATCCGCGCGCTCACGGATCTCTCCAGCTTCCATGGCGGAGCCATCTCGCGAGCAGACGTCGCGAGGTTTGCTTTGGACCAGGTGCGTGACGACACCTGGGTGCATCGCTCCCCGTTGATCTCCTGGTGA
- a CDS encoding helix-turn-helix domain-containing protein, which yields MADPATLVSELADRLELDRRTIWALCRRFDELGVDVVMDAPRSGRPRELSPPSSASGWCGWRAVSRPESGCT from the coding sequence ATGGCTGACCCGGCCACCCTCGTGTCGGAGCTGGCTGACCGGCTCGAATTGGACCGCAGAACCATCTGGGCGCTCTGTCGTCGCTTCGATGAATTGGGCGTCGACGTGGTGATGGATGCTCCCCGTTCCGGTCGCCCGCGGGAGCTTTCCCCCCCCTCCAGCGCGTCGGGGTGGTGCGGCTGGCGTGCTGTGAGCCGGCCGGAGTCGGGCTGCACATGA
- a CDS encoding transposase — translation MNFLVKLEVHTGQMRGWCLERNDAACLRAVLPELLGEYRQLRRIHLIWDNGSSHIAQETRAFLRHNYPRVRVLFTPAHASWLNQAELLLRAFAARYLQRGDWASRSEFIAHLEASWPEYNRLYAHPFTWSWTRPKMHEWVERHRS, via the coding sequence GTGAACTTCCTGGTGAAGCTGGAGGTCCACACCGGCCAGATGCGCGGTTGGTGCCTGGAGCGCAATGACGCGGCGTGCTTGCGCGCAGTGCTCCCCGAGTTGCTTGGGGAGTACAGGCAACTGCGACGCATCCACCTCATCTGGGACAATGGCTCCAGTCACATCGCCCAGGAAACACGCGCCTTCCTGCGGCACAACTACCCACGTGTCCGGGTGCTCTTCACCCCGGCGCATGCCTCCTGGCTCAACCAGGCCGAGCTGCTCCTGCGCGCCTTCGCCGCTCGCTATCTGCAACGGGGAGACTGGGCCAGCCGCTCCGAATTCATCGCCCACCTCGAAGCGAGCTGGCCCGAGTACAACCGCCTCTACGCCCACCCCTTCACCTGGTCCTGGACCCGTCCCAAAATGCATGAGTGGGTGGAGCGACATCGCTCCTGA
- a CDS encoding DUF2381 family protein gives MAFKPLVRLTDQPANALRLDEAWSYSYTPTDEIHPASVAVRLRLLNPGAEPWTLAGAALVDSTGEQVELARWPLAPIPANGAGAVVVGIEGERAQLGCPCTLKLWEAQGPRTFTLENVTFPEGKAKGP, from the coding sequence GTGGCGTTCAAGCCGCTTGTCAGACTGACGGATCAGCCAGCCAACGCGCTGCGGCTTGATGAAGCCTGGAGCTACAGCTACACGCCCACGGACGAGATCCACCCGGCAAGCGTGGCTGTGCGGCTGCGCCTCTTAAACCCCGGCGCCGAGCCCTGGACGCTGGCGGGGGCCGCGCTGGTGGATTCGACGGGTGAGCAGGTGGAGCTTGCCCGGTGGCCACTGGCGCCCATTCCCGCGAATGGGGCCGGTGCCGTCGTGGTGGGCATCGAGGGGGAGCGCGCGCAGCTCGGCTGCCCCTGCACCCTCAAGCTATGGGAAGCACAGGGGCCGCGCACCTTCACCCTTGAGAACGTCACCTTCCCCGAGGGGAAAGCGAAGGGGCCCTGA
- a CDS encoding DUF5953 family protein: protein MTKRKRLGIIVYAPALVGNDRRALDSVHGMERALPGLRLEWRVTERRRLAVLPQRDAWLVENIEDGGFPLVCNGDESHPVTVWGMGKSGLFSPGGQDQFEVHAKLPLDEPVIAAAAAVLEGVAEGARAFWGEATPDDAAGDIAYQTAPTRGGPPSPRRGLPALKLFEHIRSPEIPYYLGWLNYWSAAAARAIGFPDPSRDAELLSRSRRTATGGWVVQLTDAPLDLDNPAHLDALKRAYERFPEIGGRATP from the coding sequence ATGACCAAGCGGAAAAGACTCGGAATTATCGTCTACGCGCCTGCGCTCGTGGGCAACGACCGCCGCGCGCTCGATAGCGTCCATGGAATGGAAAGGGCGCTCCCCGGCTTGCGCCTGGAGTGGAGAGTTACCGAGAGGCGGCGGCTTGCTGTGTTGCCGCAGCGCGATGCGTGGCTCGTAGAAAACATTGAGGACGGGGGATTCCCTCTCGTGTGCAACGGGGACGAGAGTCACCCCGTGACGGTTTGGGGAATGGGAAAATCGGGACTCTTCAGCCCAGGCGGTCAGGACCAGTTTGAAGTGCATGCAAAACTGCCACTGGACGAGCCTGTGATCGCGGCAGCGGCGGCTGTGCTTGAGGGCGTGGCGGAGGGGGCGCGTGCGTTCTGGGGGGAGGCGACGCCAGACGACGCTGCGGGGGATATCGCGTATCAGACAGCACCCACGCGGGGAGGGCCGCCGTCCCCACGCCGGGGGTTGCCCGCCCTGAAACTCTTCGAGCACATCCGCTCGCCAGAGATTCCCTATTACCTTGGATGGTTGAACTACTGGTCGGCCGCTGCGGCACGGGCCATCGGCTTTCCGGACCCCTCCCGCGACGCGGAGTTGCTGTCACGCTCACGGCGTACCGCGACGGGCGGGTGGGTAGTGCAGCTCACGGATGCGCCGCTCGACCTGGACAACCCGGCCCACCTGGACGCGCTTAAACGGGCCTACGAGCGCTTCCCGGAGATTGGCGGGCGCGCTACACCTTGA
- a CDS encoding DUF6310 domain-containing protein — MRLRACIALLRYVSACATSAPSPEEPVDWDPRYANLQRAAKLPWTDGGRCAVREASEPWPVLAERCYQALDHDRLEFHDLTGRCALASAGAAAMGLGVCVLAAPELVVGAVVVAGVVVVGFAIKEALEAYEKRGRPQVRPPPTTLPVPETRPVPETRPVPETRPVPEARPVPVTKPVPVTKPAPQETSPEKGPKPEPKGPDFFPPLEPPEVTERERRRRCEPIPVPHEGKDDAHNKCADQFPPNRYPGMDVLVDGVSFDALQVGVRVLWEIKTHRFDTYPDFIQDREIEKEMKQLDRQRKAAAACGYDYVVGVSTEAHKDALLREDRRLNAVVTGCKR; from the coding sequence ATGCGCCTTCGAGCGTGCATCGCACTTCTGCGCTACGTCTCCGCCTGCGCTACGTCAGCGCCGAGCCCGGAAGAGCCCGTGGACTGGGACCCGAGGTATGCCAACCTCCAGCGAGCGGCGAAGCTGCCCTGGACGGACGGGGGGCGGTGCGCCGTCCGCGAAGCTTCCGAGCCCTGGCCCGTGCTGGCGGAGCGGTGCTATCAGGCCCTCGACCATGACCGGCTCGAGTTTCACGACCTCACGGGACGATGCGCGTTGGCCTCCGCGGGCGCTGCGGCCATGGGGCTCGGGGTCTGCGTCCTCGCGGCGCCGGAGCTTGTGGTGGGCGCGGTAGTTGTGGCGGGCGTGGTGGTGGTGGGCTTCGCCATCAAAGAGGCCCTGGAGGCTTACGAGAAGAGGGGCCGTCCCCAGGTTCGGCCGCCGCCTACTACGCTGCCGGTGCCGGAGACGCGGCCGGTGCCGGAGACGCGGCCGGTGCCGGAGACGCGGCCGGTGCCGGAAGCGCGGCCCGTGCCTGTAACGAAGCCCGTGCCTGTAACGAAGCCCGCCCCGCAGGAGACTTCGCCGGAAAAAGGGCCCAAGCCGGAGCCCAAGGGGCCGGATTTTTTCCCGCCGCTGGAGCCACCCGAAGTCACGGAGCGAGAGCGCCGCCGCAGGTGCGAACCCATCCCGGTGCCGCACGAGGGCAAGGATGACGCGCATAACAAGTGCGCCGATCAGTTTCCGCCCAACCGTTATCCCGGAATGGATGTGCTCGTGGACGGCGTGAGCTTCGATGCACTGCAAGTCGGCGTGCGTGTGCTGTGGGAAATCAAGACCCATCGATTCGACACGTACCCTGACTTTATCCAGGATAGGGAGATTGAGAAGGAAATGAAGCAATTGGACAGGCAGCGAAAAGCTGCGGCGGCATGTGGATATGACTATGTCGTTGGGGTGAGCACCGAAGCGCACAAAGACGCGCTGCTGCGAGAAGACCGGCGCCTTAATGCAGTCGTCACGGGGTGCAAACGATGA
- a CDS encoding SMI1/KNR4 family protein, translating to MSVQWRPHVLKAPGSVSPHELERLESAWGVKLPDDYKRVVSMYQGMAPEPNGFRVGRGDNALGVLLTVSEHEGRESYSILNSYEVIRSHVPSGIFPFARTPGGEDLCFDYRGSPEQPRIVLVSVEGSVHPVANSFQEFMDGLYDD from the coding sequence ATGAGTGTTCAATGGAGACCGCACGTCCTGAAAGCGCCAGGTTCCGTCAGTCCACATGAATTGGAGCGGCTCGAGTCCGCATGGGGAGTCAAACTTCCCGATGACTACAAGCGGGTTGTATCCATGTATCAGGGCATGGCCCCCGAGCCCAATGGGTTCAGGGTTGGAAGAGGCGACAATGCATTGGGTGTGCTACTGACAGTTTCCGAACACGAGGGGAGGGAGAGCTACTCCATCCTCAACTCATACGAAGTCATTCGCTCCCATGTCCCATCGGGCATCTTCCCCTTCGCCAGAACCCCTGGTGGAGAGGACCTGTGTTTTGACTACCGAGGCTCGCCCGAACAGCCTCGCATCGTCCTCGTCTCCGTCGAGGGCTCCGTCCACCCCGTCGCCAACAGCTTCCAGGAGTTCATGGACGGGTTGTACGACGACTGA